The Candidatus Zixiibacteriota bacterium genome contains the following window.
AAGATCTTGTTTCCTCCGCTGAATGTGATCCGCCGGAGCGATGCGTTCTCTGCCAAACCGCCGGCAGCATCTATCAGGTCGGAGACTCTCTGCGCCGTGTACGCCCGGTAGAAACCCGGTTTGGCTACTGCACCTGAAATGGAGATGGTGACCCGATAGGGCGCGCCGACTGATATTTCGATATCCGGCGCATTGTAAACCTTAGCAATGGGACCAAGCAGAAGCGCTCGCGCCTGCGCCAGAGTCTTGCCGGAAAGGTCGAACAGCCCGATCGCCGAATGAGCTATCTTGCCTTCCTGACTGACCGTCAATGTGAGAGATGATAGTTGGCTTCTTACAAAGGTGACCGAGATCTGTTCACCCGGTCGGATAAGATAGATGTCGGGATCGATCGGGCGATCATAGGACAGGTATACAGGCTCTGTTGATTCCACCTCGGTTCTGTCCGAAATGGCTCCGGCCCCACCCGCAGCAGAGGCGATTATGACTCCGACGAACAGAATGGGATTGATGGTTTTGGACAGAATCACAGTATCAGCAGTTTCAACCCGTTACGTTAACGGCCAAGAATAGGGAACCGCGGCTGCAAAGTCAACGGCTAACCTCTCCGCCTGACTTGGGTCGTCCAAGAGGCTCGGGAACGACATCAGTTTGCAGAGTGGGAGATATCCTCTGGTTCCGAGACTTCGGTCATCGGCACATCGTGCCGTGTCTCGTGATACCGTACTGCTGCCTTCACGAACTCCCGGAATAACGGGTGTGGCCGAAGCGCCTGCGATTTCAATTCCGGGTGAAACTGCACGCCCACGAACCAGGGATGCTCGGGCACTTCAATGATTTCTACCAGCTTCTCATCGGGAGAGAGGCCGGCCAGGACCAATCCTTTACTGACCAGCATGTCGCGATAGGCGTTGTTCACCTCGTAACGATGTCGGTGACGTTCGGAGATTTGTTTGGCGCCGTATGCCTCGAGCGAGCGGGTGCGGTCGGCCAGGGTGCAAGGGTAGGCGCCAAGTCGCATCGTTCCGCCAAGTTCAGTGACCCCTTCCTGATCAGCCATAAGATGAATGACCGGATGTTTGAGATCGCGGTAGAATTCAAAACTGTGGGCGTCCTCCAGACCGCAGACATTGCGCGCAAACTCGATGACGGCGCACTGCATGCCCAGACAGATGCCGAAGAACGGTATGTTGCGTTCACGGACATAGCGAATTGCCTCGATCTTCCCTTCAACGCCGCGCTCACCGAAACCACCCGGAATAAGCAGTCCGTCGATGTCGTACAGGTACTTGCCGGCGCCTCCCTGCTTGATGTCTTCGGAGCTGACCCATATCAGCTTGACCTCCGCTTCGCTGACTACGCCGGCATGCACGAACGACTCGATGATTGACTTGTAGGCATCCTTCAAATTTACATACTTGCCGCAGATGCCGATCTTGACGGTCCTTCGCGGGTTCTTCACCCGGTACACCATTTCCTCCCAGTCGGTCAAGTTTGGCTCAGGGACCTGCCAGCCGAAATGTTCGCACACGATCCGGTCGAACTGCTGTTCATGAAATCTTAGCGGGACCTCATAGATCGTGGAGACATCTTCAGCTACAATGACGTTGCGGGTCGGCACCGAACAGAAGAGGCTGATTTTCTGCCGAAGGGCATCGGATAGCGGCTTGGTAGAGCGGCAGAGCAGCACATTGGGTTGGATGCCGATCTCACGCAATTCTTTCACCGAGTGCTGGGTGGGTTTGGTCTTAAATTCGCCCGCCGTGGTGATGTGCGGAACCAGTGTGACATGGACGTAGATGACATTGTGAGCCCCCTCCTCCTGTCCCATCTGGCGTATGGCCTCCAGGAACGGCAACGATTCGATATCGCCGACCGTGCCGCCTATCTCCGCGATCACCACGTCGGGAGGTTCCGGGGAGCGCACCTTGAACCGGAGTCGATTCTTGATCTCCTCGGTGATATGCGGAATCACCTGAACCGTGGCGCCAAGGTAATCACCGCGGCGTTCGCGCGTAATGACCGTGTTGTATATCTGGCCGGTCGTGACATTGCTGGCTTTCTCCAATGATTGCCCCAGGAATCGTTCATAGTGTCCCAGATCCAGGTCGGTTTCGGAACCATCGTCGAGCACGAACACTTCGCCGTGCTGGAACGGATTCATGGTGCCGGGATCGACATTGAGATACGGGTCGAATTT
Protein-coding sequences here:
- a CDS encoding CTP synthase; this encodes MVESSRTKYIFVTGGVVSSLGKGISSASLGLLLQRRGLKVQSMKFDPYLNVDPGTMNPFQHGEVFVLDDGSETDLDLGHYERFLGQSLEKASNVTTGQIYNTVITRERRGDYLGATVQVIPHITEEIKNRLRFKVRSPEPPDVVIAEIGGTVGDIESLPFLEAIRQMGQEEGAHNVIYVHVTLVPHITTAGEFKTKPTQHSVKELREIGIQPNVLLCRSTKPLSDALRQKISLFCSVPTRNVIVAEDVSTIYEVPLRFHEQQFDRIVCEHFGWQVPEPNLTDWEEMVYRVKNPRRTVKIGICGKYVNLKDAYKSIIESFVHAGVVSEAEVKLIWVSSEDIKQGGAGKYLYDIDGLLIPGGFGERGVEGKIEAIRYVRERNIPFFGICLGMQCAVIEFARNVCGLEDAHSFEFYRDLKHPVIHLMADQEGVTELGGTMRLGAYPCTLADRTRSLEAYGAKQISERHRHRYEVNNAYRDMLVSKGLVLAGLSPDEKLVEIIEVPEHPWFVGVQFHPELKSQALRPHPLFREFVKAAVRYHETRHDVPMTEVSEPEDISHSAN